From the Salinimicrobium tongyeongense genome, one window contains:
- the lpxB gene encoding lipid-A-disaccharide synthase, whose amino-acid sequence MKYYIIAGEASGDLHAANLMKGLKKTDPQAEFRFWGGDLMQQEGGTPVKHYRDLAFMGFAEVLMNLRTILRNISFCKDDIKKWEPHVIIFVDYPGFNLRIAKWARKEGYKTHFYISPQIWAWKENRIKDIQRDIDEMYVILPFEKDFYEKKHNFKVNFVGHPLIDAIAGRPPVQAEKIKAEHKLDARPIIALLPGSRKQEISKMLEVMLSVTNDFKEYQFVIAGAPSQEESFYRPYIKKKNVHLVMNRTYDVLEISTAALVTSGTATLETALLKVPEVVCYKGNFISYQIAKRIIKLDYISLVNLIMDREVVKELIQNEFNRENLKTELTKILDKENRKKIFSDYHELEQKLGGKGASEKTAELIYQKISAQ is encoded by the coding sequence ATGAAATATTACATTATTGCAGGAGAAGCTTCGGGAGACCTACATGCGGCAAATCTCATGAAAGGCCTCAAAAAGACCGATCCCCAGGCCGAGTTCAGGTTTTGGGGCGGAGATCTCATGCAACAGGAAGGCGGTACACCGGTGAAGCACTACCGCGACCTCGCATTTATGGGGTTTGCTGAAGTGCTCATGAACCTGCGCACCATTCTTCGCAATATTTCATTTTGTAAGGACGACATTAAAAAATGGGAGCCTCATGTTATCATTTTTGTGGACTATCCCGGGTTTAACCTGCGCATCGCGAAATGGGCCCGCAAGGAAGGCTACAAAACCCACTTCTACATTTCTCCTCAAATCTGGGCATGGAAAGAAAACAGGATCAAAGACATTCAGCGTGATATTGACGAGATGTACGTGATCCTGCCTTTCGAGAAAGATTTTTACGAAAAGAAGCACAACTTTAAAGTCAATTTTGTGGGCCACCCGCTCATAGATGCGATAGCCGGAAGACCTCCCGTGCAGGCTGAAAAGATCAAAGCTGAGCACAAACTCGATGCCCGCCCAATAATCGCCCTCCTTCCCGGAAGCAGGAAACAGGAAATCTCCAAAATGCTGGAGGTCATGCTTAGTGTAACCAATGACTTTAAAGAGTACCAGTTTGTTATCGCAGGCGCGCCCAGCCAGGAAGAGAGTTTTTACCGGCCCTATATCAAGAAGAAAAACGTGCACCTTGTGATGAACCGCACCTACGATGTGCTGGAAATATCTACGGCTGCGCTGGTAACCTCGGGCACTGCCACTCTTGAAACCGCTTTGCTCAAAGTGCCCGAAGTAGTTTGCTACAAAGGCAATTTTATCTCCTACCAGATCGCCAAACGCATCATCAAACTCGATTATATCTCACTGGTGAACCTCATTATGGATCGCGAGGTGGTAAAAGAACTTATTCAAAACGAGTTCAACCGCGAAAATCTAAAAACAGAACTCACCAAAATTCTCGATAAAGAGAACCGGAAAAAGATCTTTTCCGATTACCACGAACTGGAACAAAAGCTTGGCGGTAAAGGCGCCAGTGAAAAAACTGCCGAATTAATTTACCAAAAGATTTCTGCCCAATGA
- the surE gene encoding 5'/3'-nucleotidase SurE, which yields MSQEKPLILVTNDDGITAPGIRALIEVMKQLGDVIVVAPDSPQSGMGHAITISDTLFCDQITVKETYKHKEYSCSGTPADCVKIATQEILHRKPDLCVSGINHGSNSSINVIYSGTMSAAVEAGIEGIPAIGFSLLDYSLNADFEPCKKFVKRITRQVLKHGLPKGVVLNVNLPKLSESEIKGIKVCRQAKARWEEEFDKRTNPQGRDYYWLTGKFVNEDEGEDSDEYALSQGYVSVVPVQFDLTAHQFLSDLNSWELND from the coding sequence ATGTCTCAGGAAAAACCGCTCATTTTAGTAACCAATGACGACGGAATTACGGCTCCCGGAATTAGAGCCCTTATAGAGGTCATGAAGCAATTGGGAGACGTGATTGTGGTTGCACCCGATAGCCCTCAAAGTGGCATGGGCCACGCCATCACCATTAGCGACACTCTTTTTTGTGATCAAATTACGGTCAAGGAAACCTACAAGCATAAAGAATACAGCTGCTCGGGCACACCGGCCGATTGCGTGAAGATCGCCACCCAGGAGATCCTTCACCGCAAACCCGATCTTTGTGTGAGCGGTATTAACCACGGCTCAAATTCTTCTATCAATGTGATCTATTCGGGTACCATGAGTGCCGCGGTAGAAGCCGGCATTGAAGGCATACCGGCCATTGGGTTCTCTTTACTCGATTACTCGCTTAATGCCGATTTTGAACCCTGTAAGAAGTTTGTAAAACGCATTACCAGGCAGGTGCTTAAACACGGGCTTCCAAAAGGAGTGGTTTTAAATGTGAACCTTCCAAAGCTAAGCGAATCAGAAATTAAAGGGATTAAAGTGTGCAGGCAGGCAAAGGCGCGCTGGGAAGAAGAATTCGATAAGAGAACAAATCCGCAGGGGCGCGATTATTATTGGCTAACGGGAAAATTTGTGAACGAAGACGAAGGCGAAGACAGCGATGAATATGCCCTTTCCCAGGGGTATGTTTCGGTGGTACCGGTTCAGTTTGACCTTACGGCACATCAATTTCTGAGCGATCTAAATTCCTGGGAACTGAATGATTAG
- a CDS encoding carboxy terminal-processing peptidase, with protein sequence MKRNYKLLVLVLLFAAASCSFTTKTFNDPNKDKTLIELISYVLKNGHYDAKEVDDSFSSEVYKDYLEALDPLKRYFYASDIEEFKQYENLIDDQIKNSEISFFDLTHTRLLERMAEAEEIYKEVLEQPFDFDQQEVLDTDYSKRDYVSSKKEMKERWRKQLKFSAISNFYDKKKEQERELENNADYVAKSDGELEKEARELTKNSLDEYFDFSDDLERKDWFSVYVNAIVEEFDPHTFYFAPQDKDRFDMAMSGKLEGIGARLQKKNDNVKIVEVISGGPAWRGEDVEVGDEIIKVKQEDEKEPVSVVGMRLDDAVNLIKGPKGSKVTLTLKKVDGTIQEVDIIRDVVEIEETYAKAAKVEKDGRLYGVINLPKFYFDMEDYSERNAASDVKQEIVRLKKEGMDGLVLDLRNNGGGSLKTVVDIAGLFIKEGPIVQVKSKLEGQQVLEDTDSSILWDGPLVILVNELSASASEILAAAMQDYKRAVIIGSKQTYGKGTVQNVLDLNRWIKNNDLGDLGALKITTQKFYRVNGGSTQLEGVKSDVVVPDRYSFIDIGEKDQKNPLPWDQIEAASFEEWNGYIDFEETLSNSQKRMAENEHIDLIRENAEWIRDQRNSTTFSLNYAEYSREMELNEEQAKKFDKISEYESDLSFESLPYEKQMFEVDTVLAEKRERWHESLKSDIYMEEAVHVLEDMKMNNIKKSGLADIKK encoded by the coding sequence ATGAAAAGGAACTATAAGCTACTCGTGCTGGTCTTGCTGTTTGCCGCGGCTTCTTGCAGCTTTACTACCAAGACATTCAATGACCCCAATAAAGATAAGACCCTGATTGAACTAATTTCTTATGTTCTAAAAAACGGGCATTATGATGCCAAAGAGGTAGACGATTCCTTTTCTTCGGAAGTTTATAAAGATTACCTAGAGGCCCTGGACCCTCTAAAAAGGTACTTTTATGCAAGTGATATAGAGGAATTCAAACAATATGAAAACCTTATTGACGACCAGATAAAGAACAGCGAGATCAGCTTTTTTGATCTTACCCATACCCGACTTTTAGAGCGAATGGCTGAAGCTGAAGAAATCTACAAGGAAGTTCTCGAACAACCTTTTGATTTTGACCAACAGGAAGTATTGGATACCGATTACAGCAAGCGCGATTACGTTAGCTCAAAGAAAGAGATGAAGGAGAGGTGGAGAAAACAGCTTAAGTTTTCGGCTATTTCCAACTTCTACGACAAGAAAAAAGAGCAGGAAAGAGAACTTGAGAACAATGCCGACTACGTAGCCAAATCTGATGGCGAGCTTGAAAAAGAGGCGCGTGAATTGACCAAAAACTCGCTCGATGAGTACTTTGACTTCAGTGATGACCTTGAAAGAAAAGATTGGTTTTCAGTATACGTTAACGCCATTGTGGAAGAATTTGACCCGCACACTTTTTACTTTGCCCCGCAAGACAAAGATCGTTTTGATATGGCCATGAGCGGTAAGCTGGAAGGTATTGGAGCCCGTTTGCAAAAGAAGAACGATAATGTAAAGATTGTTGAAGTGATCTCTGGCGGACCGGCCTGGAGAGGAGAAGACGTAGAAGTGGGTGACGAGATCATTAAAGTGAAGCAGGAAGATGAGAAAGAGCCTGTGAGCGTGGTGGGAATGCGGCTTGACGATGCCGTAAACCTTATTAAAGGGCCAAAAGGATCAAAAGTAACCCTAACCCTTAAAAAGGTTGATGGTACTATCCAGGAAGTAGACATTATTAGAGATGTGGTAGAGATCGAAGAGACCTATGCCAAGGCTGCGAAAGTAGAAAAGGATGGGCGCTTGTATGGAGTGATCAACCTGCCCAAGTTCTATTTTGATATGGAAGATTATTCTGAAAGAAATGCAGCTTCCGACGTTAAACAGGAAATTGTAAGACTTAAGAAAGAAGGCATGGATGGGCTGGTGCTTGACCTGAGAAACAACGGTGGCGGATCTCTTAAGACAGTAGTGGATATAGCCGGATTGTTTATCAAAGAAGGCCCCATTGTACAGGTGAAATCTAAACTTGAAGGGCAACAGGTTCTTGAAGATACAGATTCCTCAATTTTATGGGACGGTCCTTTAGTGATCCTTGTGAATGAACTTTCTGCCTCGGCTTCCGAAATTCTTGCAGCTGCAATGCAGGATTATAAGAGAGCGGTAATCATTGGAAGTAAACAAACCTACGGAAAGGGAACCGTACAAAACGTACTTGACCTTAACCGATGGATCAAAAATAATGACCTTGGTGACCTTGGAGCTCTAAAGATCACCACTCAAAAGTTCTACAGGGTGAATGGTGGTTCTACCCAGCTTGAAGGTGTGAAAAGTGACGTTGTGGTGCCCGATAGGTATTCTTTTATTGACATAGGTGAGAAAGATCAAAAGAATCCGTTGCCATGGGATCAGATCGAGGCAGCGTCTTTTGAAGAGTGGAACGGGTATATCGATTTTGAGGAAACCCTTTCAAACAGTCAGAAGAGAATGGCCGAAAATGAACATATTGACTTGATAAGGGAGAATGCCGAGTGGATCAGGGATCAGCGTAACAGCACAACATTCTCGCTTAACTATGCTGAATACAGCAGGGAAATGGAGCTGAACGAAGAGCAGGCTAAAAAATTTGATAAAATTTCTGAATATGAGTCAGATCTTAGCTTTGAATCCCTGCCTTATGAAAAGCAGATGTTTGAAGTAGATACCGTACTGGCCGAAAAAAGGGAAAGATGGCACGAGAGCCTGAAGAGTGATATCTATATGGAAGAAGCGGTGCATGTACTTGAAGATATGAAGATGAACAACATCAAGAAATCTGGTCTTGCCGATATTAAGAAATAA
- the rodA gene encoding rod shape-determining protein RodA yields MPKTISQFDWLSILVYFLLVTIGWVNIYSASLDDTASSFFDLSQIYGKQMLWILLSVLLIVILLSLEAKFYERFSSVIYMISLLSISGLFLFGTTINGATSWYTFGSFSIQPAEFAKVGTALALSKFISDIQTNITSLTHQFKAFIIIALPAFIILLQPDAGSAMVYAAFFFPLYREGLSGGYLIVVVLGVVVFVTTLLFGPVWVSAGAAVLVLLLFFLKKKRIAGALTSISLLAVAVALSFSVDYIFENIFEQRHRDRFNIVLGKEVDNRGIGYNTNQSEIAIGSGSWFGKGWTEGTQTKGNFVPEQHTDYIFSTVGEEWGFVGSSVVILLFIFLILRIIHLAERQKSQFNRVYGYSVAGILFMHFFVNIGMVIGVFPTVGIPLPFFSYGGSGLWGFTILLFIFLKLDSDRMSFW; encoded by the coding sequence ATGCCCAAAACTATTTCCCAGTTTGACTGGCTTTCTATACTTGTTTATTTTTTATTGGTAACCATAGGCTGGGTTAACATCTACTCGGCATCTCTCGATGATACGGCCAGCTCTTTTTTTGACCTTAGCCAGATCTACGGAAAACAGATGCTGTGGATACTTCTTAGCGTCCTGCTAATCGTAATTCTCCTTTCTTTAGAAGCCAAGTTCTACGAGCGTTTTTCGAGTGTGATTTACATGATCTCTCTGCTGTCTATTAGCGGACTCTTTCTCTTCGGAACAACGATTAATGGCGCAACTTCCTGGTATACCTTCGGAAGTTTCTCCATACAGCCTGCCGAGTTTGCCAAAGTAGGTACGGCCCTGGCGCTGTCAAAATTCATCAGTGATATTCAAACCAATATTACCAGCCTTACCCATCAATTTAAAGCCTTTATCATTATTGCCCTGCCGGCTTTTATCATTCTGCTGCAGCCCGATGCCGGAAGCGCCATGGTATACGCTGCATTTTTCTTTCCGCTGTACAGGGAAGGGCTTTCTGGAGGGTATTTAATTGTAGTGGTTCTTGGGGTGGTTGTTTTTGTTACCACGCTCTTATTTGGCCCCGTATGGGTCTCGGCTGGAGCAGCAGTGCTCGTGCTTTTGCTGTTCTTTTTAAAGAAAAAGAGAATTGCAGGAGCATTAACTTCCATAAGCCTTTTGGCTGTAGCTGTTGCCCTGTCTTTTTCTGTAGATTATATCTTTGAAAATATTTTTGAACAACGCCACCGAGACCGCTTCAACATCGTTCTTGGCAAAGAGGTTGACAACCGCGGAATAGGCTATAACACCAACCAAAGTGAAATTGCCATTGGCAGTGGTAGCTGGTTTGGAAAAGGATGGACCGAAGGCACACAAACCAAAGGAAATTTTGTGCCTGAACAGCATACCGACTACATTTTTAGTACTGTTGGCGAAGAATGGGGATTTGTAGGAAGCTCTGTGGTAATCCTGTTATTCATCTTTTTGATCCTGCGCATTATCCACCTGGCCGAAAGGCAGAAATCCCAGTTCAACCGGGTGTATGGCTACAGTGTGGCCGGGATCCTTTTTATGCACTTCTTTGTCAATATAGGAATGGTGATTGGCGTTTTTCCCACTGTGGGGATCCCGCTGCCATTCTTTAGCTACGGGGGATCGGGATTATGGGGTTTCACCATCCTGCTCTTCATCTTCCTCAAACTGGATTCTGACCGGATGTCTTTTTGGTAA
- the mrdA gene encoding penicillin-binding protein 2 gives MRKVLLYIIVITSGIIFLARLFYLQVMDDSFVGLSENNAIKVVYDYPQRGFIFDRNGELLVSNQPSYDVMVIPRNLKPFDTTELCNILSITTEQLVERLDKAKIYSPRLPSVVIPQLTKSEYAYLAEKMRKYEGFYIQKRSLRDYYTEHGANVLGYIAEVNQRIVNENPYYLSGDLIGRQGVEGYYEELLRGVKGVKYIQKDRFNRDIGPYKEGIYDTLPKKGKDITITIDAELQKYGELLMENKRGGIVAIEPATGEILALVTAPNYDPANLVGRKRSENFTKLWLDSISKPLFDRGLLAEYPPGSPFKTINALIALQEGVVTTQESFSCHGGYFYGRGRKMGCHAHASPLNMIPGIAQSCNAYFANVYRRIVEKYPTPQEGVDVWANHLKSFGLGDYLGSDLSTGRPGKIPTSEYYNRIYDYPTYKWFSTATLSNAIGQGEVLMTPIQLANMTAAIANRGWFYTPHVLKEIEGNPIKEKEFTQKKVTTIDPRHFEPVVEGMHQVYKSGTAASLQIPGIEIAGKTGTAENFTRIDGKRVQLTDHSIFVAFAPVDNPKIALAVFVENGYWGGRYAGRIAGLMIEKYIKGEITRKDMEEWILTHSLEEEYEKPLSGEPFRINQ, from the coding sequence ATGAGAAAAGTTTTACTCTACATAATAGTCATTACTTCCGGAATCATTTTCCTGGCCAGGCTTTTTTACCTGCAGGTAATGGACGACTCTTTTGTAGGGCTTTCAGAGAACAACGCCATCAAAGTCGTCTATGATTATCCGCAGCGCGGATTTATTTTCGACCGCAATGGGGAACTGCTGGTATCCAATCAGCCGTCTTACGATGTGATGGTGATTCCACGTAACCTGAAACCTTTTGATACTACCGAGCTGTGCAATATTTTAAGTATTACCACAGAACAACTTGTTGAAAGGCTTGATAAGGCTAAGATCTATTCTCCCCGCCTGCCTTCGGTGGTGATTCCGCAGCTCACAAAAAGTGAATACGCTTATCTCGCTGAAAAAATGCGGAAGTATGAAGGCTTTTATATTCAGAAGCGGTCATTAAGGGATTATTATACCGAACATGGCGCCAATGTGCTTGGATATATAGCTGAAGTAAACCAGCGCATTGTAAACGAGAACCCTTACTACCTCTCGGGAGACCTTATTGGCCGGCAGGGCGTTGAAGGTTACTACGAAGAACTCTTACGCGGGGTTAAAGGAGTAAAATATATTCAGAAAGACCGTTTTAACCGGGACATAGGCCCTTACAAGGAAGGCATTTACGACACCCTTCCAAAAAAGGGAAAAGACATTACCATTACCATTGACGCCGAATTACAAAAATACGGGGAGCTTCTCATGGAGAACAAAAGAGGCGGTATTGTGGCTATCGAACCTGCTACCGGCGAGATCCTGGCCCTGGTAACAGCTCCAAATTACGACCCGGCCAACCTGGTGGGGCGTAAGAGGTCTGAGAATTTTACAAAGCTCTGGCTAGATTCCATTTCGAAGCCCTTGTTTGACAGAGGCCTGTTAGCCGAGTATCCCCCCGGGTCCCCTTTCAAGACCATTAACGCCTTAATCGCATTACAGGAAGGCGTTGTAACTACCCAGGAAAGTTTCTCATGCCATGGAGGGTATTTCTACGGAAGAGGCCGAAAAATGGGTTGCCATGCCCATGCGAGCCCGCTGAATATGATCCCGGGGATTGCTCAGTCCTGTAACGCGTATTTTGCAAATGTTTACCGAAGGATCGTTGAAAAATACCCTACCCCGCAGGAAGGCGTAGATGTTTGGGCAAACCACCTTAAGAGTTTCGGGCTGGGGGATTATCTGGGTTCCGACCTTTCTACCGGAAGGCCGGGCAAGATCCCTACTTCAGAATACTACAACAGGATTTACGATTATCCCACCTATAAGTGGTTTTCTACCGCAACCCTTTCTAATGCCATAGGCCAGGGGGAAGTTCTTATGACCCCCATTCAACTGGCAAATATGACCGCCGCCATTGCCAATCGCGGATGGTTCTACACCCCTCATGTTCTAAAAGAAATTGAAGGAAATCCCATTAAAGAAAAGGAGTTCACCCAGAAGAAAGTCACCACTATAGATCCGCGACATTTTGAGCCTGTGGTAGAAGGAATGCACCAGGTGTACAAATCGGGGACGGCAGCTTCACTTCAGATTCCCGGCATAGAGATCGCCGGAAAAACAGGAACAGCCGAAAACTTCACCAGGATAGACGGAAAAAGGGTACAGCTTACAGACCATTCTATCTTTGTTGCCTTTGCCCCTGTAGATAACCCCAAGATAGCTTTGGCCGTGTTCGTGGAAAACGGATATTGGGGAGGGCGTTATGCAGGGCGTATCGCCGGCTTAATGATCGAAAAATATATCAAGGGTGAGATTACCCGTAAAGACATGGAAGAATGGATACTTACCCACAGCCTTGAAGAAGAATATGAAAAACCTTTAAGCGGGGAACCATTTAGAATTAACCAGTAA
- a CDS encoding rod shape-determining protein MreD, whose protein sequence is MNSVIFNNALRFIVLLLLQVLLLNNINFLGYINPYLYVLFILLYPFNGNQTLFIFLSFLLGWGVDIFEDSGGINAAACVVAAYIRPAILRFSFGVSYDYQTIKFSSTQPGSRISYVLIIVLVHHFVLFLLEFFNFAHLLLLLKKTVFSAAFTVILVFLTLALFSKKSR, encoded by the coding sequence ATGAATAGTGTCATTTTCAACAATGCCCTGCGTTTTATAGTGCTGTTATTGCTCCAGGTGCTGTTGTTGAACAATATCAATTTTCTGGGTTATATAAACCCCTACCTGTACGTACTGTTCATCCTGTTGTACCCGTTCAATGGCAATCAAACCCTTTTCATCTTTTTGAGTTTCCTTTTAGGTTGGGGTGTAGATATTTTTGAAGACAGCGGCGGCATAAATGCTGCAGCCTGTGTGGTTGCTGCCTACATTCGCCCTGCTATTCTTCGCTTCTCCTTTGGGGTGAGCTATGATTATCAAACCATCAAATTCTCCAGCACCCAGCCCGGCTCAAGAATAAGTTATGTACTCATCATTGTGCTCGTGCATCATTTTGTATTGTTTTTATTGGAATTTTTCAATTTTGCACACTTATTGTTGCTACTTAAGAAAACAGTCTTTTCGGCAGCGTTTACCGTAATCCTGGTTTTCCTAACGCTCGCTTTATTCAGTAAAAAATCAAGATGA
- the mreC gene encoding rod shape-determining protein MreC, which translates to MQQIINFLIRNKNNILFLLLLTFSLFLTIQSHSYQKSKFISSANFLSGGIYSWTSNINSYFYLEEYNLRLLEENERLRTRLATFEDSLEISTYRDTSSFDADYIFRASEVINNNYAKVDNYLTIKSGSRNGIERDMGVVTSKGIVGIVENVSPNYSTVISILNSNSRINAQLKQSNHFGTLVWNGDDPNVVQLIDVPSVAPIAEGDTIITGGRSLIFPKGLPIGAIKNFSLDQSESYYNIDIELFNDMTNIGYVYIIENTSQAEIRELQNLSKDE; encoded by the coding sequence ATGCAGCAAATAATTAATTTTCTTATTCGCAATAAGAACAATATTTTATTCTTATTGCTGCTCACCTTTTCCCTGTTTTTAACCATACAGTCCCACTCCTACCAGAAAAGTAAATTCATTAGTTCTGCCAACTTTTTGAGCGGAGGGATCTATAGCTGGACCAGTAACATCAACAGCTACTTTTACCTGGAAGAGTACAACCTGCGGCTGCTTGAAGAAAATGAGCGCCTGCGCACCCGCCTGGCCACCTTTGAAGATTCTCTGGAAATTAGCACCTACCGCGATACCAGCAGCTTTGATGCCGATTATATCTTCAGGGCTTCAGAAGTGATCAATAACAACTACGCCAAGGTAGACAACTACCTCACCATAAAAAGCGGAAGCCGCAACGGAATTGAAAGGGATATGGGAGTGGTGACCAGCAAAGGGATTGTGGGAATAGTGGAGAATGTTTCCCCAAACTATTCCACAGTGATCTCCATACTTAATTCAAATTCACGCATCAACGCACAGCTAAAACAGTCGAACCATTTTGGGACCCTGGTGTGGAATGGCGATGACCCCAATGTTGTTCAGCTCATAGATGTGCCCTCTGTAGCACCCATAGCCGAAGGGGACACCATAATTACCGGAGGACGGTCGCTAATTTTCCCCAAAGGCCTGCCCATTGGTGCCATTAAGAACTTTTCGCTGGATCAAAGCGAAAGCTATTACAACATTGATATAGAATTGTTTAATGACATGACCAATATTGGTTATGTTTATATCATTGAGAACACCAGCCAGGCTGAAATAAGAGAACTGCAAAATCTTTCTAAAGATGAATAG
- a CDS encoding rod shape-determining protein, with product MGFFDFLTEEIAIDLGTANTLIIHNDKVVVDSPSIVARHRTTGKIIAVGKEAAMMQGKTHENIKTIRPLKDGVIADFDASEKMLTMFIKEIPALKKKMFTPALRMVICIPSGITEVEMRAVKESAERVNGKEVYLIHEPMAAAIGIGVDIMQPKGNMIVDIGGGTTEIAVIALGGIVCDKSVKIAGDVFTNDIVYYMRTQHNLYVGERTAEKIKIQIGAATEDLEVPPDEMNVQGRDLLTGKPKQVNISYREIAKALDKSILRIEDAVMETLSQTPPELAADIYNTGIYLAGGGSMLRGLDKRLSQKTDLPVYIAEDPLRAVVRGTGICLKTLHRYKGILIK from the coding sequence ATGGGATTTTTCGATTTTCTCACTGAAGAAATTGCTATAGATTTAGGAACTGCGAACACACTTATTATTCATAATGATAAGGTTGTGGTTGACAGTCCTTCTATCGTGGCCCGTCACCGCACTACCGGAAAGATCATAGCCGTAGGAAAAGAAGCTGCGATGATGCAGGGGAAAACGCATGAGAATATTAAAACTATTCGCCCCCTCAAGGACGGGGTAATTGCCGATTTTGATGCCTCTGAAAAGATGCTCACCATGTTCATCAAAGAGATCCCGGCCTTAAAGAAGAAAATGTTCACTCCTGCTCTAAGAATGGTGATTTGTATCCCATCGGGCATTACTGAAGTGGAGATGCGGGCGGTAAAAGAGAGTGCAGAAAGGGTAAACGGGAAAGAGGTGTACCTGATACACGAACCTATGGCCGCAGCTATAGGAATTGGGGTTGACATCATGCAGCCAAAGGGAAATATGATTGTGGACATAGGAGGTGGAACCACTGAAATTGCCGTGATCGCCCTTGGAGGAATTGTGTGCGACAAATCGGTCAAGATAGCCGGAGACGTGTTCACCAATGATATAGTGTATTACATGCGCACGCAGCACAACCTTTATGTAGGTGAGCGTACTGCGGAAAAAATAAAAATTCAGATTGGTGCCGCCACCGAAGATCTTGAGGTACCGCCAGATGAAATGAACGTACAGGGAAGGGATCTTTTAACCGGAAAACCAAAGCAGGTGAACATCTCATATAGAGAGATCGCCAAAGCCCTGGACAAGTCGATTTTGAGAATTGAGGATGCCGTGATGGAGACGCTCTCCCAGACTCCTCCCGAACTCGCAGCCGACATCTACAATACCGGGATCTATCTTGCCGGTGGGGGATCTATGCTGCGCGGGCTGGACAAGAGATTATCGCAAAAGACCGATCTTCCGGTGTATATCGCCGAAGATCCTTTACGGGCAGTTGTTCGCGGAACGGGTATTTGCCTGAAGACCCTTCATCGATACAAGGGGATCCTGATAAAGTAG